From Candidatus Hydrogenedentota bacterium, one genomic window encodes:
- a CDS encoding ABC transporter permease subunit, which translates to MDKILGIAQVTIIDSFRRKDPYVVLILAALIVFGAGLFSRFGTEGLGKFVKDVGFTTTGLLAVLICVVTAARQLPNEIQNRTLYPLLAKPVSRLQVFLGKYLGVCAMASAVVVLFSAELFLLFKILGVPVSAVFFQAVYLRILAMWIIAGLTLCLSVFLTHSGNVTVSMLLALAMQTFANTLTTVRTDLEGWGRTLMEVLYWVLPHLELFDLTKREVHGYLPTPFWVLAALTLYALVYASVFIAVGVRRFHRVDL; encoded by the coding sequence ATGGATAAAATTCTGGGCATCGCCCAAGTCACCATCATCGATTCCTTTCGGCGCAAAGATCCCTACGTCGTCCTTATTCTCGCCGCGCTCATCGTATTCGGCGCGGGGCTCTTCAGCCGTTTCGGCACCGAAGGGCTCGGGAAATTCGTGAAGGACGTGGGCTTCACCACCACCGGGCTGCTTGCGGTACTCATCTGTGTGGTCACCGCCGCCCGCCAGCTCCCCAACGAAATACAAAACCGGACCCTCTATCCCCTCCTGGCCAAGCCCGTTTCCCGGCTGCAGGTCTTTCTCGGCAAATACCTGGGCGTCTGCGCCATGGCCTCCGCCGTGGTCGTGCTCTTCTCGGCCGAGCTCTTCCTGCTCTTCAAGATTCTCGGCGTCCCCGTATCGGCGGTCTTCTTCCAGGCCGTCTACCTGCGCATCCTCGCCATGTGGATCATCGCCGGACTCACCCTGTGCCTGTCGGTCTTTCTGACCCACAGCGGCAACGTTACCGTGTCCATGCTCCTGGCCCTGGCCATGCAGACCTTCGCCAATACCCTCACCACGGTCCGCACCGACCTGGAAGGATGGGGGCGCACGCTGATGGAAGTCCTCTACTGGGTCCTGCCCCATCTCGAGCTCTTCGATCTCACCAAGCGCGAGGTCCACGGTTACCTGCCCACCCCCTTCTGGGTGCTCGCGGCGCTGACGCTCTACGCCCTGGTTTACGCGTCGGTGTTCATCGCCGTGGGCGTTCGCCGCTTCCACCGTGTCGATCTCTAA
- a CDS encoding ABC transporter ATP-binding protein, with the protein MISNENVIEIRDLMVEYTTDSGKLIRAVDGLNLSVKRGEVVGFIGPNGAGKSTAIKVLMGFRKPTKGTVKVMGLPAGHMDGRRQVGFLPEVALYYPFLTARETLRMFAKLREIPKPQREAMIDELLAKVKLTGRDREPVRGFSKGMLQRVGIAQAIMGEPDLLILDEVTSGLDPVARYDVRRILMDFKAKGKTVFFSSHELSEVTMLCDRVILIDEGKVLAEDHLAAMSNAIRRHIVKVDGLLSPPVLPPGVYIHAVSNGQTTFSADSVEARESIDQLLRELNVEAKSSYEEPGSLEDFFVQRIGHKVS; encoded by the coding sequence ATGATCAGCAACGAGAATGTTATCGAAATCCGGGATCTCATGGTCGAGTACACGACCGACAGCGGGAAGCTCATCCGCGCCGTCGACGGACTCAATCTCTCCGTGAAGCGCGGCGAGGTCGTGGGTTTCATCGGTCCCAACGGCGCGGGAAAGTCCACCGCGATCAAAGTGCTGATGGGCTTCAGGAAGCCCACCAAAGGCACCGTGAAAGTCATGGGCCTGCCCGCGGGTCACATGGATGGTCGGCGCCAGGTGGGCTTCCTGCCGGAAGTCGCGCTGTACTATCCCTTTCTGACCGCGCGGGAAACCCTCCGCATGTTTGCGAAACTGCGGGAGATACCAAAGCCACAACGCGAGGCCATGATCGACGAGTTGCTCGCGAAGGTGAAGCTCACGGGACGCGATCGCGAGCCGGTGCGCGGCTTCTCCAAGGGCATGCTCCAGCGCGTGGGCATCGCCCAGGCCATCATGGGCGAACCCGACCTGCTGATCCTGGACGAGGTCACTTCCGGGCTCGATCCCGTGGCGCGCTACGACGTTCGCCGCATCCTCATGGACTTCAAGGCGAAGGGGAAGACGGTGTTCTTCTCGTCCCACGAGCTCTCCGAGGTCACCATGCTCTGCGATCGGGTGATCCTGATCGACGAGGGCAAGGTGCTGGCGGAAGATCACCTTGCGGCCATGTCGAACGCCATCCGGCGCCATATTGTGAAAGTGGACGGCCTGCTCTCGCCGCCGGTGCTGCCGCCGGGCGTCTATATCCACGCCGTGAGCAACGGCCAGACCACCTTCTCCGCGGACAGCGTGGAGGCGCGGGAATCCATCGACCAGTTGCTCAGGGAACTCAATGTGGAGGCGAAATCCTCCTATGAGGAGCCCGGCTCCCTGGAAGACTTCTTCGTCCAGCGCATTGGTCACAAAGTCAGTTGA